A single window of Kitasatospora sp. HUAS MG31 DNA harbors:
- a CDS encoding ABC1 kinase family protein, translating into MSDLPRKAVTRTARLAALPLGIAGRATLGLGRRIGGRSAETVTAELQQATADQLFKVLGELKGGAMKFGQALSVFEAALPEEVAGPYRAALTKLQDAAPPMPAAKVHAVLAEHLGHRWRDEFRAFDDRPAAAASIGQVHKAVWHDGREVAVKVQYPGAGDALLSDLAQLSRVAWLLGPLIPGLDVKPLITELRERVAEELDYELEAEAQRRHAEEFADDPDIRVPRVVAQADRVLVTEWMGGTPLAEVIARGTREERDRAGQLLARFLFAGPSRTGLLHADPHPGNFRLLKDDGPAEGWRLGVMDFGTVDRLPGGLPLPIGDSLRMALAGDAAGVLEMLREEGFVKPSIELDPDAVLDYLLPIIEPATVESFHFTRAWMRAQAARIADPRSPAYNLGKQLNLPPAYLLIHRVTLSTIGVLCQLGAQAPFRAEMLEWLPGFAEEEVLEES; encoded by the coding sequence GTGAGCGATCTTCCGCGCAAGGCAGTGACCCGGACGGCGAGGCTGGCAGCCCTGCCCCTCGGGATCGCCGGCCGAGCCACCCTCGGCCTGGGCCGCCGGATCGGCGGCCGCTCGGCGGAGACGGTCACCGCCGAGCTCCAGCAGGCCACCGCGGACCAGCTGTTCAAGGTCCTCGGCGAGCTCAAGGGCGGGGCGATGAAGTTCGGGCAGGCGCTGTCCGTCTTCGAGGCCGCCCTCCCCGAGGAGGTCGCCGGGCCGTACCGGGCCGCGCTCACCAAGCTGCAGGACGCGGCCCCGCCGATGCCCGCCGCCAAGGTGCACGCCGTCCTCGCCGAGCACCTCGGCCATCGCTGGCGCGACGAGTTCCGGGCCTTCGACGACCGTCCGGCGGCCGCCGCCTCGATCGGCCAGGTCCACAAGGCCGTCTGGCACGACGGCCGCGAGGTCGCCGTCAAGGTGCAGTACCCGGGCGCCGGGGACGCCCTGCTTTCGGACCTCGCCCAGCTCAGCCGGGTGGCCTGGCTGCTCGGCCCGCTCATCCCCGGGCTGGACGTCAAGCCGCTGATCACCGAGCTGCGGGAGCGGGTGGCCGAGGAGCTGGACTACGAGCTGGAGGCCGAGGCGCAGCGCCGGCACGCCGAGGAGTTCGCCGACGACCCGGACATCCGGGTCCCGCGGGTGGTCGCCCAGGCCGACCGGGTCCTGGTCACCGAGTGGATGGGCGGCACCCCGCTGGCCGAGGTGATCGCCCGCGGCACCCGCGAGGAGCGGGACCGCGCGGGGCAGCTGCTGGCCCGCTTCCTGTTCGCGGGCCCGTCCCGGACGGGTCTGCTGCACGCCGACCCGCACCCGGGCAACTTCCGGCTGCTCAAGGACGACGGCCCGGCGGAGGGCTGGCGGCTCGGCGTCATGGACTTCGGCACCGTCGACCGGCTGCCCGGCGGCCTGCCGCTGCCGATCGGCGACTCGCTGCGGATGGCCCTGGCCGGGGACGCCGCCGGGGTGCTGGAGATGCTGCGCGAGGAGGGCTTCGTGAAGCCCTCGATCGAGCTGGATCCGGACGCGGTGCTGGACTACCTGCTGCCGATCATCGAGCCGGCCACCGTGGAGAGCTTCCACTTCACCCGGGCCTGGATGCGCGCCCAGGCGGCCCGGATCGCCGACCCGCGCTCGCCCGCGTACAACCTGGGCAAGCAGCTCAACCTGCCGCCGGCGTACCTGCTGATCCACCGGGTGACGCTGTCCACCATCGGGGTGCTCTGCCAGCTGGGGGCCCAGGCGCCGTTCCGGGCCGAGATGCTGGAGTGGCTGCCCGGTTTCGCCGAGGAGGAGGTCCTGGAGGAGAGCTGA
- a CDS encoding WhiB family transcriptional regulator, which translates to MSTVITPPLPSVPTDKTIKADQADPPEVSLMQLTAIDEAAAQGAPIPCRSFDPEVFFAETPADVEYAKSLCGTCPVKAACLTGALERREPWGVWGGELFVQGVVVARKRPRGRPRKTEVMA; encoded by the coding sequence GTGTCCACGGTCATCACACCGCCCCTCCCGTCCGTACCGACCGACAAGACCATCAAGGCCGACCAGGCCGACCCCCCGGAGGTATCGCTCATGCAGCTCACCGCGATCGACGAGGCCGCCGCCCAGGGCGCCCCCATCCCCTGCCGCTCCTTCGACCCGGAGGTCTTCTTCGCCGAGACGCCCGCCGACGTCGAGTACGCCAAGTCGCTCTGCGGCACCTGCCCGGTGAAGGCGGCCTGCCTGACCGGTGCGCTGGAGCGCCGCGAGCCCTGGGGCGTCTGGGGCGGCGAGCTCTTCGTCCAGGGTGTCGTCGTGGCCCGCAAGCGGCCGCGGGGCCGTCCGCGCAAGACCGAGGTCATGGCGTGA